From Candidatus Eisenbacteria bacterium:
CAAGCCGCTGACCACCTGGCACCTCTCCGATTCCGCCGCCGGTCAGGCGAATTCGGCCAGCATGAGCCGCAGCCGGGCGAGCGGCAGCCCCACCACATTGTAGTAGTCGCCCTCGATCGACTTGATGAACTGCCCCGCCAGCCCCTGGATCCCGTAGGCCCCGGCCTTGTCGAGCGGTTCTCGGCTCTCGACGTAGGCGCGCAGCGTCGCCTCTTCGAGGCGCGCGAACCGCACCCGGGTGCACTCGGCGGTGGTGCGGCGATCGCGTCCGCAAACGATCGCGACTCCGGTCCACACCTC
This genomic window contains:
- the maf gene encoding septum formation protein Maf → PPPRRVCGPRHGVRALALDKAQRVAARKPDAVVVGADTVVVLRGERLGKPRDAEEALAMLKRLHGRAHEVWTGVAIVCGRDRRTTAECTRVRFARLEEATLRAYVESREPLDKAGAYGIQGLAGQFIKSIEGDYYNVVGLPLARLRLMLAEFA